DNA from Bradyrhizobium japonicum USDA 6:
ACGCCGCGAAGAAAGAGTCGGGCGCGTATACGACATTGCATACGCCATTTGCCGGGAAGAGCGCAAACCGGAGCATGGCCGCGACTATTCGATGGGCCTTCTTCGTGAAGGCTACGCGTTTCTGGCTGCGCCCGTCTGATTAGAAGCAGGCGAAGTCACATGGGAATTTGACGGACGTCGCTACCGCGGTGGATCGGCCACATCCGTGGACTGAAGGTAAACTCTGTAGCATTTTGGCCGACAACAAGCATGTCACGACAGGGGAAATGCATGACAAGACAAGCAGGTTCGTTGCAGGGATGGATTTTGACCTCCGCCCATGGATGACGGTGTTCGGAGTGGTCCTGCTATCGCCAGTCCTGCCACTTGCGCATTCGGGTTTTGTGCGAAATCCTTCATCATGAACGGTGGTTGTATTTCCGGTTTCCCTTAAGCTTGCGCTTGGTCAAGGAAATGCTGGCGGCGCGTGGCATTGGCATGACCTATGAAACCGTGCGCCAGGGGGGACGGAAATTCGGCAAGCTGTTCTCCGATCGGATCCGTCGAGCGCGCTCCCACCCGCGGTGACAAATGGCATCTGGACGAGGTCGTTATCTCGATCGCGGGCGAACAACATTGGCTCTGGCGCGCTGTCGACCAGAATGGCTTCGTTCTCGACGTCTTGATCCAGCGCCGAAGAGAGACTCGCGCGCTGCCCAGCGGCTCATGAAGAAGCTCTTGAAATCCGCCGGCACGCCGCCGCGCGTGATGATCACGGATAAGCTGCGTTCGTACGGCGCTGCGAGGGCGAAGATGGGCTTTCACGTCGAACATCGCCAGCACAAAGCTCTCAACAATCGGGCCGAGAATTCTCATCAGCCGACGCGGCGACGCGAGCGGATCATGAAGCGTTTAAAATCGTCCCCATCAGGCTCAACGGTTTCTGTCAGTTCACGATCAGGTCGCGAACCTTTTCCACATCCCCTATCCCGGAGCCGTCACGGCCGACTTCCGTCGAGCTTCGCGCGAACGAGCCTTTGCGACTTGGCGCGAGATCTCCAGGACAAGCGCTATCGCCGACTCTCGACCTCTGAGACTCGCCTCCTTCAGCTCGGCGATCGATTAGTTGACGATGCCTGCGATGGACCTCGGCTTCATCGGGCTTGGCCACATGGGTGCGCCAATGGCGCGGAACCTGCTAAAGGCTAGCCATCATCTCATCGTCTACAATCGCACGCGCAGCGATATTGAAGCCCTATCACTACTTTGGTGCGCCGGGAGACCGGCAAGGAATAGATGGTGGAAGTCCATTGCGATGAAGGTGTAGCGAACCACATCGGCCCCGAGCCGTGCGCAGGCGTCCGCGAGGGTGTCGGCGAAGCGTCGGTAGGGGAGCATGCAGGCCAGCCATTGAGCCGCGAAACAGTGTTATCTCGGGAGCCGACGCTGTCCAAAGAGCGGAAGGCAATATGGGCGAGTGCGCAAACGCGAGCACCCGTCCAACCCGGCGTGGTCGTAGACCCTGGCATGCATGGAAGCTCCTTGTACGGGAACCGGGATATCTCCGGGTCGGCCATCTTCCTTCTCGGAGGAGATGGTCCGCAGCGGGAAGGCGAGGAGCTGTAGCCGCTGATGCACGACACGGAGAAGTCTGACTCTGGCATAGTAGCTGAGAAGCCAACGAACAAAGCCGGATTACTGGCGGCGGAGTGGGCGGAGCCAAGGCCGGGGACCAAGGGAAACGCGGAACAGCAGCGCATGCACCGGACACAGGGCCGGGCTCGCATGACCCAGTCGCTGGACCGCGTACGGACAGCCGCAAGGCTGAGGAAGAAGGACCGGTTCACCGCGCTCTTTCACCACATCAATGTCGATACACTGCGGGCGGCGTTCTTTGCGCTCAGGCGTAAGGCTGCTCCCGGAGTGGATGGCATGACGTGGCAGGACTACGAGGAAGATCTCGAGCCCCGGCTCGCCGATCTGCACAAACGGGTCCAACGAGGAGCGTATCGCCCGCAACCGTCTCGCCGGACGTACATACCAAAGGCAGACGGCAAGCAGCGCCCGTTAGCGATCGCGGCTCTCGAAGACAAAATCGTCCAGGGCGCCAACCGTCATCGTGCTCAACGCCATCTACGAAGGAGACTTCTGTGGCTTTTCCTACGGGTTTCGGCCCGGCAGAGGACCACATGATGCGTTGGACGCGCTCTGCACAGCGATCGAGACGCGGAACGTGAACTGGATCATTGACGCCGACATCCAAAACTTCTTTGGCGCAGTCAGTCAACCTTGGCTGGTTCGCTTCTTGGAACATAGGATCGGCGACAAGCGCATCATCCGCCTCATTCAGAAATGGCTGAAGGCGGGGGTGTTCTCGAAGACAGCGTCGTAGCCGCTGATGACAGGGGAACGGGTCAAGGTTCGGTGATTTCACCGCTTCTCGGCAACATCTACCTGCACTACGCTCTCGACCTGTGGGCCAAACGCCGGCGACAGCGCGAGGTCTCCGGCGGCATGATCATCGTGCGTTACGCGGACGATGTAGTAGTCGGCTTTGAGCGCGAGGATGACGCACGTCGTTTCCTTGACGCGATGCGCGCGAGACTGGAGGAGTTCGAGCTGACGCTCCATCCGGCCAAGACCCGCCTGATTGAGTTTGGTCGCCATGCGGCGGCTCAACGCAAGCAGCGCGGACTCGGAAAGCCGGAAACCTTTGCGTTCATGGGGTTCACGTTTATCTGCGGCAAATCACGCCAAGGGCGCTTCCAGCTTCAACGGAAGACCCGTAGCGACCGCTTGCGAACCAAACTCCGCGAAATCAAGGAGGAGCTAAGGCGCCGAATGCACTGGCCGATCCCTGCACAAGGGAAATGGCTGAGGCAGGTCTTGACCGGCCACTTTGCGTACTTTGCTGTCCCGACGAATGGCCGAGCGCTCAATGCGTTTCGGTTCTATCTGACCGATCTCTGGAGGCGGACGCTTCGGCGGCGCAGTCAGCGGACCTGTCTGACCTGGGATCGCATAACGCAGATCACCGATGACTGGCTCCCCAAGGCTCGCATCCTTCATCCATGGCCGAAGCTGCGCTTCGCCGTCAAACACCCGAGGTAGGAGCCCGGTGCCTTAATTGGGCTCGCCGGGATCTGCGCGGGGGGCGCCCAGTGATGGGTGTCCCTACCGCGAACAGAATGCGTTTGCGCCACTGCTTTTCAAGGATTTGCTTTCGGCAATATGGGCATTGCTGAGGCGGCGGCCGAAGGATGAGATCGACGATGGCATGGCGTGCGGCGGGCATGGTTGGTTGAGGCGGAGGCCCGTTGATTCTTTTTTTTCCGCCCCGCGTATGCGAGGCGACGATGTTGCAGGAAGGCGTAGGCAATCATTGTCATAAGGGCGTGGCGATGAAGACCTTGCCATGATCGCCCTTCGAAGTGATCAAGTCCAAGCTCCTCCTTCATATCGACAAGGCTGTGCACGACCCGCGTCGGATCGCGCCGATCCGGGAACACCCGGGCCAGATTGTCGGCCAAGCCGAGACGCCGCTCGGCCATCGCCAGAAGCATCACGCCCCCGTTCGAGGTTAGGCGCCCACCATCGAAGGCAGCTGTGACTTTCTTGGCGTGAATGGCTGGAAACGAGAAGGGCGGAATCGTATCGTCGGTCATGGCGGGCGTGGCGTTCGCGGTTGGAGGTGATGGGGTTGGCTTCACAACCGAATCCTACGCCGTATGAGCGCTTTACACCACGCTCGCCAGCCTCTCGGGCGCCTCTTACGAATAAGACAGGTTAGTCGGTCCGACCCGTCATGTTTTTGGGGTTTCGGACAAGGTTCTGACGATGACGCTTTCATCCGTTTTGATGGCGGATCGCGAGGCCCGTCCTGATTGGTATGCAGTTGGCATTGCCATGATCGTCGTGGATCGGCTGGTTCACAACTTTCTGGTCCGAACCGGGATTTTGGAGCAACTTGGCATGGTTCATCCGTACGGTCCCCGTTGCTATGCAGACGGCGGCTGCGCCGAGGTCTTGCGGCGCGTCTCGGCACAGATCGACGCGCGCCAGTTTGATCGTAATTTTCCGGCGGATTTTCCGCGCTTTGTTCAGCACGCTCTTTGGCGTTACTGCGCTGCTGACGGTTTGAACGTCTGCAACGGCAACAATATTGATGATCGCAAGTCATGCGATCTTTCGTCGTGTATTGTTTACAGTAATTGTGCCAAAAAAGCGCGGAAATTACAGTAATTATCTTCTATTTAAGCGCAATTTTTCTGCAGCTAAATTATTGCAATCATTGCGCTTTTGGATGATATGCTTTATTATACTTACGACGAGATTGTTTGAACGCTCTTCTCGTCTTCAGCAAAGGAGTCGTCCAATGACAAGACCGCCATTGCCGGGAGCATCCCGCAGGACCAGCGACAACGCCGTTTCAGAAAGGGGCCCAAATCGGGCCCCTTCGGCTTTTCAGGAGGGCAAAATGGCCAAGCCCAATCTCACGAACCAAAAGACACTCTCCGCCTCGGCAATCATCGTTTACGGGATCGACGCGACCGGCAAGCCGAAGGCCGGCCGGTTTCCGGAGCGCCAGGCGGCGGCGGCCAAAAAGGCCGCGCGCTCACTCAAGCTCGCTGTTTGCAACGTCGATCGACCAGCTCTTGTCGAAATCGTTGCGAAAATTCCGGTCGGACGCGTTCACGACCAAGGCAGTCGCTTCTGCCCTACATCAAACGCAGCTTGTACGTGAGCGTCACGACAGGATCACCGGTTCCCGGGCTTGACTTGCGCGGAATGCTCTGGATAGCGCGGTCGGGATGATTGACGCCGCCGGGGCGCGGTGATGGGGTGATCCCGGTTCGGAGCGGGCAACGGGATCAGAATGAACAGCGAGTCGCAGCTGCGCGAGAAGCTTCGGAAGATCGAGGCGTTGTTCGTGGGGGCCGGAACTGCTGGTGAGCGCCATGCGGCGGAAGCCGCGCTGCAGCGGGTGCGGGCCCGGGTCGAGGAACTCGCTCGCCACGATCCACCAATCGAACAGCAATTCTCACTTCCCGACCAGTGGTCTCGGCACCTTTTTCTGGCGCTTTGCCGCCGATATGGGCTGCGGCCGTTTCGTTAGCTTTGAGCGTCTTCAGCAGCCAGCGTTCGACATCATGACCGGACAGCAAGTACGGCAAGACGGCTTCGCTCGATTCCAAGCAGTCCCTGAGGCCGGCAAAGAATATCTTGGCAGCGGCATCCAACGGCGACAGCGCGCTGTTGTGTCGTCTACAAAGGCAGTTCGCGGTGAGATTCTTTGGAGCCAGCGCCTTTGTTTCGCCTGCTTCGAGCCAAGGCAGTCCAGAGGCCGTGAAATTACCGTCCCCGCGAAGTATTTCGATCACAGCCTCGCTGATCAGATGCTCGCCGGAGATTGGCGCTTCGCAATTTCCCAGCTCCTGCATGTAACAGCGTTCAAGTGTCGTACTGGGCGAGCCGGATCGAAGGTCAAGCCCTGAAGCCGGCTTGTGCCATCGAACACCATCAAAACAGCAGGAAGCCGATTGTCGCCCCGATCGACAACGACAAGGTGCCACCTTCATTTCCTCAAGTCTGCGCTTGGCTTCACCCATCGGAGTGACCCCCAGCGGCAGTCTAGCCCGTCTTATTCGTAAAGGACCGGCTCATGCGTCGGCTTTGTCAGCTTTCTGTCAGCTCGTCCAAATAGTAGCTCGTTGTGATGAGAACCAATTACAACAACTGGCCCTCCGACGGGCAAAGTGTGGACCAGCAGCGCGATGCGCTGGCCGGCACTTCTGGCGCAGATGGTGCTGCTTTTACGGCCGCTTTAGCTGCTGGACCAGCGTCTTCCGCTTTTGACAAGAGGACAGGTGTGTCAGTCCGCCTACACAGAGTAAGTAGCAATATTGGCAACGCCCAAAGTGTTTCTTTGTTTACTGATGCCAATGAACGCAATAAGGTGGGAGCGATGACCGTGGCGCCGGGGCGCAACAGTTTGCGAATTCTCAGCATAGAAAATCTCGGCCGGTCGAGGTACAAAGGGGTCGGGACGGCTATGATTGAAGTCGCCGATCATACTAGGCAGTCCGCGGGCCTTTCCAAGCTATCCCTTCTCTCTCAAGATGAAGGAGCTTCAGCATTTTTCTACAAGAAGGGATTCCGGTTTGCGGACGAGGGCAAGAATGCGGAAATGCGGACTGTCATTTCCAATCCACGATACGTCTCAGATGAAATTCTTATGGGCGAGATGGAGCGCTAGCCCGTCTTATTCGTAAGAGTGCGCCTGAGGGCTGGCGAGCGTGGTGTAAAGCGCTGATGCGGCGTAGGATTCGGTTGCGAAGCCACCCCCACCTTAAACCACGCCCGCCATGACCGATGATACGATTCTGCCATCCTCGTTTCCAGCCGTTCACG
Protein-coding regions in this window:
- a CDS encoding reverse transcriptase domain-containing protein produces the protein MISPLLGNIYLHYALDLWAKRRRQREVSGGMIIVRYADDVVVGFEREDDARRFLDAMRARLEEFELTLHPAKTRLIEFGRHAAAQRKQRGLGKPETFAFMGFTFICGKSRQGRFQLQRKTRSDRLRTKLREIKEELRRRMHWPIPAQGKWLRQVLTGHFAYFAVPTNGRALNAFRFYLTDLWRRTLRRRSQRTCLTWDRITQITDDWLPKARILHPWPKLRFAVKHPR
- a CDS encoding GNAT family N-acetyltransferase — its product is MRTNYNNWPSDGQSVDQQRDALAGTSGADGAAFTAALAAGPASSAFDKRTGVSVRLHRVSSNIGNAQSVSLFTDANERNKVGAMTVAPGRNSLRILSIENLGRSRYKGVGTAMIEVADHTRQSAGLSKLSLLSQDEGASAFFYKKGFRFADEGKNAEMRTVISNPRYVSDEILMGEMER